From the genome of Cryptococcus decagattii chromosome 8, complete sequence:
GACTGGACCGCCACGGCAATAGCCTCTCCAGTAGCCTCCCCAGCCTCCGCAGCAGCCTGCACGGCAGAcgcctcctccttcaatctcttctcaTCCCTTTCACCATCGAGTTCCTCCCCCGCGCGTTTAACTGGTTGAGGTGTAGACTCGTCAAGATCCATTGGCGCGGAGCCTTGTGTCACAGTAGACAACGGGGCTTGGGCGGGAACCTCGGGCTTATCCTCGCCTACGGTGATCACCGTAGGGGTTGGCACAGCTGTAGGAATAGCGCTGGAAGGTAAAGAAGGGGGAGGTTCGTCACTCGCGGCAGGGGAAGGGGGAAGGGGCGCGTCCACCGGCAAAGGCAGTAGATCAGGAGCGGTGGTCACTGCTTGCACGTCATTCTGCGGCTGAGGCTGAGCTTGAGGCTGGATGTTCTCGCCCTGCGCGTCTGTCGCAGGGTTGAGAGGGTTAGGACTCTTGGGCGGCTCGGCAACGttggaaggaggaggaacagGAGTCTCAGTGGCCTCAGACATACTGTCAGTAGCATGGGCGGTGTTGTCAGCAGTGTATCAGCAATGCATGGTTATCCTCACTCGCTCACCTTCACAGTTTAAACGAGTGGAGTGACGCAGTGGAGAATGTGGGACGGACGCGACGGGAACAAAGGCGGCGACGTCCGATCGTTGTGTAATTTTTAAAAACAAAGTGGAGGGGGGCGAAAAATGATGAGCGTTTTCAGCGTGTTAGGTTTTTATAACCCATCCGAAAAAGGCACAAGGGCACACGCCACCCAAAGGGACCACGAGCACTTTGCTTCATATCGCCGCTAACGCCGGCTTATTCATACATGTGGCAGATGACAACATTGCTGCTTCCTGCTTCTCTGAGTCTATATGTAATATGCGTGGTGGTGTATATGCACTGCTATGTAACGCGGTCTGTCTGGTACGCATGCAAAGTCGCTtactcctcctcctcctcatcctcgaaTTCGACCTCCATCccgtcgtcgtcatcgtcatcgtcaCTCGCTTGCTCACTTCCATAGATGTCCTCACCCTCGTCCTCGCTCTCACtgacctcttcctccttgacCTTGATTTCCTTGGTCCCATCTTGTCCATCGGCAAGATAAACACAGGTCAATCGAGTCCCCTTGGTATCGTAAGATGCAACAGGTTCGACCTTGTTCTCTTCCCCCTTTTCGCTGTCGGCTGTAGCGACACAGAGGTCGTAGACGTTGATTAGACCGTCAGATGAGACGGTTGTGAGGATGATTGTCTTGCGCACATCCCCAGTAGAGGTAGGCGCAAGGAAAGGAAGTGATGAGATGGCCTTTACTCTACAAGACGTTTTTAGCTAAACCTTTGCAACAATACAAAACATAAGCGTACCGGTTGGTGTGTCCAACAAGCGTGGCGATTCTCTCCAGCTCTGCCCCCTTGCCCTTGGTGTCCTTCTCAATATCCTCGtcatcgtcctcttcctcttcagactcctcctcttcacctaACGTTATCCGATAGATCTCGACGACACCTTTTTCGGTACCGACACAAAGCACCTCAGTctcttcaccatcttcagtagaggcaggaagaagatggaaaagaagatgattgAACCGAGACTTTGTTTCGAGGGTGTACAGAAGTTTCAAGGTCTACGTCGTGTAAGCCACAGGACATCCGGCGCCAGAAAATAATTAGTGACTTACGAGAGAGTAGATTTGGATTTTTCTGGGGAAGAGAACAGCGAAATGGGTGCCCTTTTGAGAAAACTTGACGAGCTCCGCCTCTAAACGCATCCCATCAGTATCTCAATCTTTTTCGAGGGGATTTGGATTTACCACTTCCTAAAGGCAGACTTGCCGCACCTCGACCTCTCATTAAATCCCACATCTTCAAAGTTTGATCCTTTCCAACACTGAGGGCAACTCTTCCCGTAGGATGCACATCAACGTGATTAACTCTCCCAGAGTGGCCTTTCAGCGACTTGAGAAGCGACCAATCAGAGGTACGGAAAAGCGACAGAGTGGAATCAACTGATGTGGTCAAAAGATGAGAGGGAGTGGGGAAGTGAAGCGATGTTATTGATCCTGCAAACAGGTCAGCTGGGTTCTAATCGTATATTTCGGATCTGGATATGAGAAGCTTACCTGTGTGCTGGCTCAGACTACcaacctccttccttcttctcaaatcCCAAACTTTTACAAACTCGTCTTCACTTCCTGTAGCCAACCATTTACCCCCAGGGCTTGCCGCAACGGCTTTGACACATGCCAAATGGGcggggaagatgaagatagGCTCGAGGACGGGAGCGGTAGATCCATCCGGGTAGGAACCTTCCAATCCATACAAGAGTTTCTCGTAGGAACCGGCAATGACAATAAATGTTGAGGGTCCAAATGTTGGGCGGACGACGGActtgcccttgcctttgTCGGACTTAATGTGCTTTGGTGACGAGATTTTAGCGGCCTTTTCCTTATTTTCCTTTGGCTGCTGGGTCTTGGAAGGTTTGGAggcctccttctccttctttgcctttccATTCAAAGTTTTGGGCTTATCTTCGGTCTTGGAAGGTTTTACGCCATTGTCAAAGCTCACTTCAACTTTGGCCTTCTTTTGATAAGGAGCAGGCCGTTGAGCTCCCTTGTTTGTAGCTTTTGATTTACCTTGCTTGCCCATTGCGTTTAGCTGATGTGTTTGTGATCAAGTTGTTCGTTGCGCAGAACTTCATGGTACATCTTGGATATATGTTTTGACAGCAGAAATAATTCAGAAATAGAATGATGTGGCATTCTCAACGTGGTGCCTTACTTTTATCATTCATCAAGATTGTGTAACGGACATGTCCGCATCGAACTCTCCTTGCTTAATTAattaattattattagTTCTAgcctgctgctgctgcttgTCGTCGCCTTCGCTGAACTTTCGCGATTCTTCAGGTTTCAACATTTGTATACTTTTCCATTTACTTCCTCGCCTGCTGCTTCGTGTCTCCTTCTTAACATACCTACTTCAATCGTATATATACCACTAAATTCGGGCTGCGAACAATTGCCGAACCTCCTAATATGGCTGAACAACAAGTCCAATTGACAGACCTCAATGCTGTCCAGCTTCAAGAAGTAAAGAAACAGCTCGATCAGGTCCGTACATAATCTTTAGTGCCCACGAAACAAGACTGACGCAAATGACTAGGAACTCGACCACCTCACAACTTCCTATTCCCAATTAAAGCAAGCTCAAACAAAGTTCAAATCATGTATTGCCAATGTCAATGAGCTTTCACCGACCTCTAAAGGTACCGTTCTTATGCCGCTTATGAATAGTCTGTGATTGACAGGGATCTGGTATGAAATAATAGGAAAAGAAGTTTTAATTCCTCTCACGAGCAGCTTATATGTTCCAGGGAAATTGACAGATGTTGAGAACGTTGTGATTGACGTTGGTACGGGGTACTATATCAAAATGGTAAGGCTATGTCCTTAAGTTGGACCTTATAAATGACGACTAACCGTTCGGTTGCGAATAATAGACCAAAGCGGAAGCTACGACCCATTACACTTCCAAGTCCGAATTCGTCCAGACCAACCTCGACACTTTACAACAAAGCATCGAGACAAAGCAAAATAACGTGCAAAGCGTGCAACAGGTGCTCGCTATGAAAATGCAACAAGCGCAGggtgctgctgctggtggacAAAAGTCTTAGAAGATCTCAACTATTTAGAATCCCTAGCGGGGTATAGCGAAACCATGCATGTACATTAGATGTTTGCTGGGCAAGTTTACATTTATTGCTTCTAATTGTCTACTTACACAACGGCGACGGGCTTCTCAAGCACCTGGCAATGCGACACCAAGTCGCCTCCTCAATCTAGTACTGATCTCCAAGAAATGTGGCTCATTCTCTGGAGTGACAAAGCTATGTCGTATCAAAAAGTCAACATACACCAGCCCGCAGTTGGGCTTCATATCGCCAGAGTGGAGAGCATCAATAAGCTCGGGGATTGTGAGGAGCTATGCGATGTCTTTAGTTATATGAACCTATGAGCTCAATACGGATCACCCACTGCGAAAGATTCAACCTCGTCGTCAAATGGTGCTGGACGAACATATTCTGCCGAGTCTTGAGGAGGGAGCGGAAGATCATAAAGGTATTCAATTTCTGCCCATCA
Proteins encoded in this window:
- a CDS encoding prefoldin, alpha subunit — encoded protein: MAEQQVQLTDLNAVQLQEVKKQLDQELDHLTTSYSQLKQAQTKFKSCIANVNELSPTSKGKEVLIPLTSSLYVPGKLTDVENVVIDVGTGYYIKMTKAEATTHYTSKSEFVQTNLDTLQQSIETKQNNVQSVQQVLAMKMQQAQGAAAGGQKS